A DNA window from Sporosarcina sp. ANT_H38 contains the following coding sequences:
- a CDS encoding hydroxymethylglutaryl-CoA lyase has protein sequence MPDVTIIDVSPRDGLQNDPKSVSTEEKATLVRMLVESGVSKVEVTSFVHPEKVPQMADASAVVKAVSSFKGLESIALIPNLKGYERARIHQLYEVNWVSSATETFNEKNIGMSIEDNLNQFKTVVKQAKNDGVKTCFSIAVSFGCPYEGEVSEEQVLSLVKKVKEAGADRIGIADTIGIATPDQVEHLMGKVLRIAGYIPVTIHLHDTRGLGSANAYAAYQAGVTIFETAASGIGGCPFAPGAAGNLATEDLVYLFERMNIDTGVDFEKLLDAADYAASLSSKNPLGRIRHVERKKDKGMRR, from the coding sequence ATGCCGGATGTAACAATAATTGACGTTAGTCCGCGAGACGGTTTACAAAATGACCCGAAGTCTGTATCGACGGAGGAAAAAGCAACTCTTGTAAGAATGCTGGTTGAATCAGGCGTTTCAAAAGTCGAAGTAACATCCTTTGTTCATCCAGAAAAAGTTCCACAAATGGCTGATGCAAGTGCTGTCGTAAAGGCAGTATCTTCTTTTAAAGGATTAGAATCGATTGCACTTATTCCAAATTTAAAAGGGTATGAACGTGCTCGAATACACCAGCTTTACGAGGTTAATTGGGTAAGTTCCGCAACGGAAACATTCAATGAAAAAAATATAGGCATGTCGATCGAGGATAATTTGAATCAGTTTAAAACAGTTGTAAAACAAGCAAAAAATGATGGAGTAAAAACTTGTTTTTCTATTGCAGTCAGTTTCGGCTGTCCGTATGAAGGAGAAGTTTCAGAAGAGCAAGTACTGTCCCTTGTCAAAAAGGTTAAAGAGGCGGGAGCGGATCGTATTGGCATTGCGGATACGATCGGTATCGCTACTCCAGATCAAGTAGAACACTTAATGGGAAAAGTATTACGGATAGCAGGCTATATACCGGTTACTATCCACTTGCACGACACAAGAGGGCTCGGTTCGGCCAATGCCTACGCTGCTTATCAAGCGGGTGTAACTATATTTGAAACGGCTGCTAGTGGGATTGGTGGATGTCCGTTTGCGCCAGGAGCGGCGGGGAATTTGGCTACTGAGGACCTCGTTTACTTATTTGAAAGAATGAATATCGACACTGGTGTAGATTTCGAGAAATTGTTGGATGCTGCGGATTATGCCGCGAGTTTATCTTCAAAAAACCCGTTGGGGCGTATCCGACACGTTGAAAGAAAAAAAGATAAGGGGATGAGAAGATGA
- a CDS encoding CaiB/BaiF CoA-transferase family protein gives MTRKPLDGIRILELGNIVAAPFAGKIFAEFGAEVIKVEEPTSGDPLRNWRVMDKDTSVWWYVQGRNKKSITVNMREKQGQEIVKNLIGKVDVVLENFKPGTLEKWGLGFEDMQKINPSIILTRISGYGQTGPYKEKPGFGSVAEAIGGLRYLTGYPELPPVRVGIALGDMVAGLYAVIGTLMSLRARDEDSEKKGQVVDVALYESVFSLLEGILPEYDLTGHVRERSGTTLPGIAPSNTYLCADGKHVVIGGNGDKIFKRLMTAIGRKDLANDSNYGSNQGRADDVTFIDATIEEWTKQHSLKEVQRILDEASVPVGPIYGIQEIVEDEHYKARDMLCEVDLPNGGKVLVPGIVPKLSGTPGGIEWNGPALGEHNEEIYTEFMKFSIEDFKRLKEQGVV, from the coding sequence ATGACTAGAAAACCATTAGACGGAATTAGGATTCTAGAATTAGGAAATATAGTTGCGGCGCCATTTGCGGGGAAAATATTCGCGGAGTTTGGGGCGGAAGTAATTAAAGTGGAAGAACCAACGAGTGGTGATCCGCTACGGAATTGGCGTGTTATGGATAAGGATACGTCAGTCTGGTGGTACGTCCAAGGAAGGAATAAAAAGTCTATCACTGTAAACATGCGAGAAAAACAGGGACAGGAAATCGTGAAAAACCTTATTGGAAAAGTAGATGTAGTTCTCGAAAACTTCAAACCGGGTACGTTGGAAAAATGGGGACTTGGATTCGAAGATATGCAGAAAATCAATCCATCCATCATACTTACACGCATTTCAGGATATGGACAAACTGGTCCCTATAAAGAAAAGCCAGGGTTCGGTAGTGTTGCAGAAGCAATTGGCGGTCTCCGTTATTTAACGGGGTATCCGGAACTTCCACCGGTTCGTGTTGGCATTGCACTTGGCGATATGGTGGCAGGTTTGTATGCAGTTATTGGTACGCTAATGTCACTGCGGGCGAGGGATGAAGATTCTGAAAAGAAAGGGCAAGTTGTGGACGTAGCGTTATATGAATCTGTTTTCAGTTTACTTGAAGGCATACTTCCAGAATACGATCTTACCGGCCATGTACGGGAGAGATCGGGCACTACATTGCCAGGCATCGCACCGTCCAATACGTATTTATGTGCTGATGGAAAACACGTAGTGATTGGCGGAAATGGAGATAAGATATTTAAGCGTCTCATGACTGCCATTGGAAGAAAAGACCTTGCTAACGACTCTAACTACGGATCAAATCAAGGACGTGCGGACGATGTTACATTCATTGATGCAACAATCGAAGAGTGGACGAAACAGCACTCGTTAAAAGAAGTGCAAAGAATACTGGATGAAGCGTCAGTGCCTGTAGGACCTATTTATGGAATCCAAGAAATTGTTGAAGATGAACATTATAAAGCACGTGACATGTTGTGTGAAGTAGATTTGCCGAATGGAGGAAAAGTTTTAGTACCTGGCATCGTACCGAAATTATCAGGTACACCAGGTGGAATTGAGTGGAACGGACCCGCACTGGGGGAACATAACGAAGAGATATATACGGAATTCATGAAGTTTTCTATTGAAGATTTTAAAAGACTGAAAGAGCAGGGAGTCGTTTAA
- a CDS encoding GntR family transcriptional regulator, whose protein sequence is MTKTVIKKSTLTSQVYEHLKEDIILGRINPGERLIEEKIAEELQVSRSPIREAVRMLEKDGLLSVNKSGGVTVVKPSIEDFRYLYECRVEIESLAAYYAAERRSAEQLEEIRLHILKMEKVTSDNYLKNVYDVNVSFHESIVRASGNPFLISMTSQLRGVNSLYRKAILEFDPKRVVDASAEHLQIFQAIVDQDNKRARKLMKQHIEEDYKLFMKSAMQK, encoded by the coding sequence ATGACAAAGACTGTGATTAAGAAATCAACTTTAACATCGCAAGTTTATGAGCATTTAAAAGAAGATATAATTCTCGGGCGTATTAATCCGGGAGAAAGGCTCATAGAAGAAAAAATTGCGGAAGAACTGCAAGTGAGTCGAAGTCCTATACGGGAAGCGGTTAGGATGCTTGAAAAAGATGGTCTGTTGTCTGTCAATAAGTCAGGGGGAGTGACAGTTGTCAAACCCTCAATTGAAGATTTCAGGTATCTGTATGAATGCAGGGTTGAGATTGAGTCACTCGCCGCCTATTACGCAGCGGAGAGGCGTTCAGCAGAACAGTTAGAAGAAATTCGTTTGCATATTTTGAAAATGGAAAAAGTAACGTCCGATAATTACTTGAAAAATGTGTACGATGTCAATGTCAGTTTTCATGAATCAATCGTCCGTGCAAGTGGAAACCCATTCCTCATCTCGATGACTTCACAATTAAGAGGCGTGAACAGTCTTTATCGGAAAGCGATACTTGAATTCGATCCAAAGCGCGTGGTAGACGCAAGTGCGGAGCATCTACAAATTTTTCAAGCAATTGTGGACCAAGACAATAAAAGGGCTAGAAAACTGATGAAACAACATATTGAAGAGGATTATAAGTTATTTATGAAGTCAGCTATGCAAAAGTAG